A genomic window from Dermacentor silvarum isolate Dsil-2018 chromosome 9, BIME_Dsil_1.4, whole genome shotgun sequence includes:
- the LOC125940406 gene encoding uncharacterized protein LOC125940406 isoform X2 has translation MTQRDLDVLCGALIRLSMEELLSLEETDIWWLPDLKGLTQPQASPLDPTCPGSFRRVRDPYLPRCLAILRPRETTSTTIVVFVSSRHSATPAAPLTGRFILHERLETTLQYPGGHTKSAATESGGVIYACVMATRPADTQVEHDVICMCVQRSLPYLFVHAVTRCELRVSAALYCVLRKNPEEILEGHFDKLGFAFASAREHMAKVRALLMGNAPDDNTGPVVKISDESDQSSRRLE, from the coding sequence ATGACCCAAAGAGATTTGGACGTGCTTTGCGGAGCACTCATCCGACTGTCCATGGAAGAATTGCTGTCCCTGGAAGAAACCGATATCTGGTGGCTACCAGACCTGAAGGGTCTTACGCAGCCGCAGGCAAGTCCGCTCGATCCGACATGCCCTGGAAGCTTTCGACGCGTACGAGACCCGTATCTTCCTCGTTGCCTGGCTATACTGCGTCCTCGCGAAACAACAAGTACTACAATCGTGGTTTTCGTATCGTCTCGTCACTCCGCCACTCCAGCTGCGCCCCTGACCGGCCGCTTCATTTTGCACGAGCGATTGGAAACCACCTTGCAATATCCGGGCGGCCATACCAAAAGCGCTGCGACTGAGAGTGGAGGTGTCATCTACGCCTGTGTCATGGCCACGCGTCCAGCAGACACGCAAGTGGAGCACGACGTCATCTGTATGTGCGTTCAGCGTTCCTTGCCGTACCTGTTCGTGCACGCGGTGACGCGCTGCGAGTTGCGTGTCAGTGCAGCTCTCTACTGCGTGCTGCGAAAAAACCCTGAAGAAATACTCGAAGGCCATTTCGACAAGCTCGGATTCGCATTTGCCAGTGCCCGAGAACATATGGCTAAGGTTCGTGCACTGCTTATGGGCAACGCGCCGGACGACAACACAGGACCCGTCGTGAAGATCTCCGACGAATCTGACCAGTCTTCCC